From Erigeron canadensis isolate Cc75 chromosome 8, C_canadensis_v1, whole genome shotgun sequence, one genomic window encodes:
- the LOC122580175 gene encoding high mobility group B protein 7 isoform X1 yields the protein MARTSNASSKSVNATRARKRVEADTTSTTSTVLKRAKNGSAFTRCESCNKDVAVALISMHDCGLDAKIKMNLETLAVEMPEPVAKKPTEKKKTEPSVKKAGKKERDPTKPKRPPTAFFLFMDDFRKTFKEANPDNKKVAVVAKEGGEKWKAMTDEEKKVYHDKAAELKENYQKSVLENLNDAENETDKAQAGESNEVEDDIEVSPPENEEVVAVADDE from the exons ATGGCGCGTACCAGCAATGCTTCTTCAAAATCGGTCAATGCGACTCGAGCCCGAAAGCGAGTCGAAGCAGATACCACTTCTACGACTTCCACTGTTCTTAAAAGAGCCAAAAACGGCAGCGCTTTCACTCGATG TGAATCGTGTAACAAGGATGTAGCAGTGGCGTTAATCAGTATGCATGATTGTGGCCTTGATGCTAAGATCAAAATGAATCTAg AGACATTGGCTGTTGAAATGCCTGAACCAGTTGCTAAAAAGCCTACAGAAAA AAAGAAGACAGAACCATCTGTGAAGAAAGCTGGCAAGAAAGAAAGAGATCCAACCAAGCCTAAAAGGCCACCTACGGCCTTCTTTCTCTTCAT GGATGATTTTAGGAAAACATTCAAGGAAGCAAACCCAGATAACAAAAAAGTTGCAGtg GTTGCAAAAGAAGGTGGTGAGAAATGGAAAGCTATGACAGATGAA GAAAAGAAGGTTTATCATGATAAGGCTGCCGAATTAAAGGAAAACTATCAAAAGTCGGTTTTGGAGAATCTGAATGATGCTGAAAATGAAACTGATAAGGCT CAGGCAGGAGAATCGAATGAAGTTGAAGACGATATTGAAGTTTCTCCACCGGAGAATGAGGAAGTTGTTGCTGTTGCTGATGATGAGTAG
- the LOC122578344 gene encoding tetrahydrocannabinolic acid synthase-like, with protein MKKFQLISFSLLILIPALCFSTVTWGAALSTILDVTPDSEDFLSCLQSNYYSNNVTFISQLVFTPANSSFLPIWEARVKNLRFIKSSTSKPSVIVTPVDESQIRTTLLCSKKHGYEMRVRCGGHDLEGLSSTADVPFVMLDLTNMRSVDVDVANRTAWVQGGAVLGEVYYAISQKTDTLYFPAGLCSTVGVGGYLSGGGYGNLIRKYGTGADNVVDVRFMDVNGNILDRKSMGEDLFWAIRGGGASSFGIVLAWKLRLVPVPELVTIFSVNKTLEEGATEILHKFQYVVPNGDKNLSIRVTISSAYITNTTKKTINVMFNGIYQGTIDTLLPLLDERFPELNVTREICEEVRMVQASLVFGGYTSNTSTEILLTRSSNIILNGKNKLDYVRTPIPITGLKRIWRKVFENDGSEVLYMHPFGGKNDEYSETAIPYPHRAGVLYQFHQQVTFNDQISDTTPTSLRRINWLRSFNEYITPYVSKNPREAYSNYNDLDLGVGSETYEEASVWGERYWKRSNFKKLIRIKAIVDPENFFKHPQSIPVFSKSLSDV; from the coding sequence ATGAAGAAGTTTCAACTAATTAGCTTTTCTCTACTCATATTAATTCCGGCTCTTTGTTTCTCTACTGTTACATGGGGGGCTGCTTTATCCACAATTCTTGATGTCACACCAGATTCTGAAGATTTCTTAAGCTGCCTACAATCCAATTATTATTCCAACAATGTCACCTTTATCTCTCAACTCGTTTTTACACCGGCTAATTCTTCCTTCCTACCCATTTGGGAAGCTAGAGTTAAAAACCTTAGATTCATTAAATCCTCCACTTCTAAACCATCGGTTATTGTCACCCCTGTTGACGAATCCCAAATCCGAACTACTCTTTTGTGCAGCAAGAAACACGGATACGAGATGAGGGTCAGGTGCGGTGGCCATGACTTAGAGGGCCTTTCGTCCACTGCTGATGTTCCGTTTGTTATGCTTGATCTTACTAATATGAGATCTGTAGACGTTGACGTTGCAAATAGGACCGCATGGGTCCAGGGTGGCGCTGTACTTGGTGAGGTCTACTATGCTATATCACAGAAGACCGATACCTTGTATTTCCCTGCTGGTCTTTGTTCCACGGTGGGTGTTGGTGGGTACTTGAGTGGCGGCGGCTATGGAAACCTGATTAGAAAGTACGGTACTGGTGCTGATAATGTTGTGGATGTTCGGTTCATGGATGTCAATGGAAATATTCTTGACAGAAAGTCAATGGGCGAAGATTTGTTTTGGGCGATTCGTGGTGGTGGAGCTTCAAGTTTCGGAATCGTTCTTGCTTGGAAGCTGAGGTTGGTTCCTGTGCCAGAATTAGTAACTATTTTCTCTGTTAACAAAACTTTGGAAGAAGGCGCTACAGAAATCTTGCATAAATTTCAATATGTTGTACCAAATGGTGACAAAAATCTAAGCATAAGAGTTACAATATCTAGCGCATATATAACAAACACTACCAAGAAGACTATCAATGTTATGTTCAATGGAATATATCAGGGGACAATTGACACATTGCTTCCGTTGTTAGACGAAAGGTTTCCAGAGCTCAATGTCACAAGAGAAATTTGTGAAGAAGTCAGAATGGTTCAGGCCTCCCTTGTATTTGGAGGCTATACAAGCAACACCTCAACCGAGATTCTTCTAACCCGGTCTTccaatattattttaaatgggAAAAATAAACTAGACTATGTACGAACACCGATCCCCATAACCGGACTCAAAAGGATATGGAGAAAGGTGTTTGAAAATGACGGCTCAGAGGTTCTATACATGCACCCTTTTGGTGGAAAGAATGATGAGTATTCAGAGACAGCAATACCATATCCTCATAGAGCTGGGGTTCTGTACCAGTTTCACCAGCAGGTTACTTTTAACGATCAAATATCAGACACTACCCCAACATCACTTCGGCGAATAAATTGGCTGAGAAGCTTCAATGAGTATATAACGCCTTATGTGTCAAAGAACCCAAGGGAGGCGTATTCAAACTACAATGATCTTGATTTGGGTGTTGGAAGTGAGACTTATGAAGAGGCAAGTGTTTGGGGCGAGAGATACTGGAAGAGAAGCAACTTCAAGAAGTTGATTCGCATCAAAGCCATAGTTGATCCTGAGAATTTCTTCAAACACCCACAAAGTATTCCGGTTTTCTCAAAATCTCTCTCGGACGTGTAG
- the LOC122580175 gene encoding high mobility group B protein 7 isoform X2, with protein sequence MARTSNASSKSVNATRARKRVEADTTSTTSTVLKRAKNGSAFTRCESCNKDVAVALISMHDCGLDAKIKMNLETLAVEMPEPVAKKPTEKKKTEPSVKKAGKKERDPTKPKRPPTAFFLFMDDFRKTFKEANPDNKKVAVVAKEGGEKWKAMTDEEKKVYHDKAAELKENYQKSVLENLNDAENETDKAAGESNEVEDDIEVSPPENEEVVAVADDE encoded by the exons ATGGCGCGTACCAGCAATGCTTCTTCAAAATCGGTCAATGCGACTCGAGCCCGAAAGCGAGTCGAAGCAGATACCACTTCTACGACTTCCACTGTTCTTAAAAGAGCCAAAAACGGCAGCGCTTTCACTCGATG TGAATCGTGTAACAAGGATGTAGCAGTGGCGTTAATCAGTATGCATGATTGTGGCCTTGATGCTAAGATCAAAATGAATCTAg AGACATTGGCTGTTGAAATGCCTGAACCAGTTGCTAAAAAGCCTACAGAAAA AAAGAAGACAGAACCATCTGTGAAGAAAGCTGGCAAGAAAGAAAGAGATCCAACCAAGCCTAAAAGGCCACCTACGGCCTTCTTTCTCTTCAT GGATGATTTTAGGAAAACATTCAAGGAAGCAAACCCAGATAACAAAAAAGTTGCAGtg GTTGCAAAAGAAGGTGGTGAGAAATGGAAAGCTATGACAGATGAA GAAAAGAAGGTTTATCATGATAAGGCTGCCGAATTAAAGGAAAACTATCAAAAGTCGGTTTTGGAGAATCTGAATGATGCTGAAAATGAAACTGATAAGGCT GCAGGAGAATCGAATGAAGTTGAAGACGATATTGAAGTTTCTCCACCGGAGAATGAGGAAGTTGTTGCTGTTGCTGATGATGAGTAG
- the LOC122579818 gene encoding berberine bridge enzyme-like 8, which produces MNNSTHHHQLITSYLLLIILVVVALSFSVSFGALLSSIIDDDPTPNSADFITCLQSNSNNVTSISELIFTPSNASFLPIWGARVNNLRFNHSGTPKPSIIVTPIHETQVRTVLLCTKEHGYELRIRSGGHDFEALSSTADVPFVMLDLNRMRDIDVDVANRTAFIQTGAVLGELYYAITNKTDTLYFPAGLCPTVGVTGFLSGGGYGNLLRKYGTGADNVLDVRFMDVNGNILDRKSMGEDLFWAIRGGGASSFGIVLSWKLRLVAVPEIVTVFLVNKTLEEGGSEIFYKYQTVVPNIDRNLQIRAQIRSESIGNSTDRRVRFLFDGVYLGTTDTLLPLLEKNFPELNVTREICEEGRMVQSTLLFGGYARNTSTELLASRTPAFRLNSKSKSDYVRTPIPRSGLKQIWKMVSENDGSELLIMYPFGGRMNDLSDTAIPYPHRAGVLYQFHQLVNFNSETSDTTPTALRRINWMIRFHNKIERYVSKNPREAYSNYNDLDLGVGSATYEEASVWGERYWKRSNFKKLIRIKAIVDPENFFRHPQSIPVFSRYQSDM; this is translated from the coding sequence atgaacaactccactcatcatcatcaactaatCACCTCTTATTTGCTCTTAATAATCTTGGTTGTTGTTGctctttctttttctgtttCTTTCGGAGCATTATTGTCTTCCATAATCGATGATGATCCAACACCGAATTCCGCAGATTTCATAACCTGCCTCCAATCCAACTCCAACAACGTCACCTCCATTTCAGAACTCATTTTCACCCCATCAAATGCTTCTTTCCTACCCATTTGGGGAGCCAGAGTCAACAACCTTCGATTCAATCATTCCGGCACTCCTAAACCCTCAATCATCGTCACTCCCATCCACGAAACCCAGGTCCGTACGGTTCTTTTATGCACAAAAGAACACGGATACGAACTCAGAATCAGGAGCGGGGGCCACGACTTCGAGGCCCTTTCGTCCACTGCTGACGTTCCTTTTGTGATGCTTGATCTCAACAGAATGAGAGATATCGATGTCGATGTCGCAAACAGAACCGCATTCATCCAGACCGGTGCTGTCCTTGGTGAACTATATTATGCTATTACTAACAAGACCGATACTCTGTATTTTCCGGCTGGTCTTTGCCCGACAGTCGGTGTTACGGGCTTCTTGAGCGGTGGTGGCTATGGAAACCTCCTCAGAAAGTACGGCACTGGTGCCGATAATGTATTGGATGTTCGGTTCATGGATGTGAATGGAAATATACTTGACAGGAAGTCGATGGGCGAAGATTTGTTTTGGGCGATTCGTGGTGGCGGTGCTTCCAGTTTCGGAATTGTACTTAGTTGGAAACTGAGGTTGGTTGCGGTACCCGAAATAGTTACTGTCTTTTTGGTTAATAAAACTTTAGAAGAAGGCGGCTCGGAGATCTTTTATAAGTATCAAACGGTTGTACCAAATATTGACCGGAATTTGCAAATAAGAGCTCAGATTCGTAGTGAAAGTATTGGCAATAGTACGGACAGAAGGGTGCGGTTTCTTTTCGATGGGGTTTATTTAGGGACTACTGACACGTTGCTCCCGTTGCTGGAGAAGAATTTCCCCGAGCTCAACGTGACGCGAGAAATATGCGAAGAAGGGAGAATGGTCCAGTCGACGCTTTTATTTGGAGGATATGCACGAAACACCTCAACCGAGCTTCTTGCATCCCGAACGCCTGCGTTTCGGCTCAACAGCAAAAGCAAATCAGACTATGTACGGACGCCCATTCCGAGAAGTGGGCTGAAACAGATCTGGAAAATGGTGAGCGAAAATGACGGATCGGAGTTATTGATCATGTATCCTTTTGGTGGAAGGATGAATGACTTGTCAGACACCGCGATTCCGTACCCTCATAGAGCCGGGGTGTTGTACCAGTTTCATCAGCTGGTTAATTTCAACAGTGAAACCTCAGACACAACACCAACAGCACTAAGACGTATAAACTGGATGATACGGTTCCATAACAAAATAGAAAGGTATGTGTCAAAGAACCCAAGGGAGGCGTATTCGAACTACAATGATCTTGATTTGGGTGTTGGAAGTGCTACTTATGAGGAAGCAAGTGTTTGGGGCGAGAGGTACTGGAAGAGAAGCAACTTTAAGAAGTTGATTCGTATCAAAGCCATAGTTGATCCGGAGAATTTCTTTAGACACCCACAAAGTATCCCGGTCTTCTCAAGATACCAATCAGACATGTGA